The Plasmodium berghei ANKA genome assembly, contig: PbANKA_00_3, whole genome shotgun sequence genomic interval ctttttgtattttattgcTAATTTGGGGTTAATGGTTTATGGAACAATTGATCAAATATTGGAATAGACTTGGTTCTAGAAGAGAACGttgatttaaataattacaatGTTTAATATGAGAAACTGAGAGGCAAACAGGGGAATtggaagaaaataatttatttttatttcaaccAAAAGGACATTTAATGCGATTTCTTCATTCAGTGACACCTGAACCGAATGATAAATGAAGTGATGTAGGAATTGAATTGAAGTATAAAGTACTATTTGgaggaaatatatttaaagaaGGTAAGCTACGTTAAAggcatatttattttaattcccattattttaagaattagtataatattttaaaaatagttGTCCACttgaaaatgttatatattttggtGATTTTTGCGTTAGTGTTTATGTtagtatttataaattgGGGAAGAAGTAGgattatcaaatatatacaaactTATGCATGGCGATCCTGTATAATTTattgatttatattttttgtttataaaagaaaagacGATTCTttagaataataaatttaaataatgtcttatattttttgtaaaataacCAAAGTTCCGATGTTTATGGCTCTGACTTTAAAAttcaatataaatataaaaaatgataaataagtaaattcgtttattatcatatgtaaataaacTCATAAgtataattaaaaagtatatttatgtgtaatattataatatgtgtattttattaatctATATAAAACAGTGTCGTATGATCGATTCATGTGATTTCAATTATAACTTCCTTTTCTATAActctaaaaatatattagtttataaattatttagtaacgaaaaaaaataaaaaagaggaaataaatcattaataaattattcaGATGACATGAATTGATATAATTAAGATATATCCTATTTGGagataatttttaatgaaaattatttggtTTATAAGAACAATTAAAATGATAGAAATAGTAAAAGAAAAACGCAACTTATCGATTTTgagtataaaaaatgaattaccataaaaatatgaaaatattgcgataaagaaatatttttcacaaattataatatttacgTTTGTAGTTCtcacaaaaataatacatatatatgcatcttaatattaaaaggcataaacaaattatatgcaaataaaacactcttaaaacaaaaaaccAGTTTATGATGGTAATTTAAAGCAATTATTATgcatgaaaataaattgttttattaacataaatattgtAATATTACGGtgttgaaaaatatatatgaaatatgtttatatatgaagGAAAAAATCATTAACAACATAGGAAACAGCTCTTTTTTTTGGGAGCGGGAGCTTTGGAACCATCGAGAGCATCGGTAATACCGGAAACATCGAGAGAATAGGAAGCTTTGGAACAATTGAGAGCACCGAGAACATCGGGATTATCGAGAACATCGGGagcatttttatcaaactaagaaaaaaaacataaatggatgaatatataaaatatttaaatttttttcaaattatagtatatattataaatatatatatttatttaaaacaatatattttttaacaattgttgaaataaattattatgttattaaaatttgtatattgATTACAGATTTGGCATAGACGATATTAAAATCAGTTGATGAAAATTCATCTATGAAATATCCAGCTATGTTAACAAACGGTTTTTCTAATTTTCCTTGTCTAATATGATCTTCAGAATCAATTGTagtttttaataaatttgcgttttttatgattgcgtctttatattctttattgGAAGGGTTGGGATCATTTATATCTACTATAGCCATGACAATCAtactttttctttttgatTTCTAcaaaattgataaaaatatattgcataaattattgtgaataatattattttatgggtaacgaaaaaaaaacacttTCTTACTTCAACATATGCAGCTAaagcataaaaatatttctgaGAGTTCATAGAACTACCTCCGTAACGTTGTTGTATCATTACTAAATTTGGATTGTACACACGGGCAacttttcaaaaaaataataattttgcaTTATGTAAATTAAGTATTATGAATTTGAAGATGTGTGAAACAATAAATAGTATCATAGaacaatgaaaataataaatcacGAAATGTCGAATAAATAGTAACAATACTATGTTAATTTGActaattatttatgttttgtATACTTTTAAAAGAGCCATCATTGAAAGGTTTTTTACAATCGGGATCCCATAACATGCTTGTTATTTGATCATGCTAATGGAAACAAAgagaaatatatgtatataaattataataattttttaattttattttggttTATAACTTTAATATTGTTCGTTAATTGATACCATATTgggaatatattttggaCGATGATTTGAATCATAATATGGACGATAATGTATTCTTTCAATATATCTATTGTCTTgatagttttttttaaatccaTACATCCAAcccaatttattttttttctcacGACTATCCTTTAAACCATACGCACCTATAACATGCCTATAGAAATATTCTACAATTTCTTCCATATGTTTTTCCGCATTTATAGTTTCTTCTGGATCGGTACTTAATAGGTgcttgtttttttcatatactTCTGAACTATCATTGATCAAAATggacatatttttaatgcgtataaaaataaaggtattgcatttatattataatattgtttcgatgatgtatatttaatattttcataatgaaatatgtaatatatatattattgtattttCTTACGTAGGATAATGATGTGTTGATTCGGGTGTTGTAGATGTTCCTGGAGCAGGGTCAGATGCAAGggttttattattcacaTATAGGGAGATggttaaaagaaataaaacaaattggATATAAAACTTATTCATTTTTGAACTATacgaataaaatattaaaatatatattagtattttttttaattaaaaattaacaattcGAAAAATAGCACATGTATGTTAAAGTTGAagcaaataattttctccaataaagtataaaaaagaaatatttaaacGATAAAATGCATGcttttatcaaatttataaatctaatatattttttatttaattaattcaATCAGAAAACACCATCAATAATAGaatatttcataaataatgaatataaaaaatattatgattcACAATctcattaatattataatatctaaaaataaatagctttaattatataagtaacatttttaatatataggattatgaatatacaagttttatatttttataattaactAAATTAAAtctaaaatttataaaacagCCAATTATGTATGGAATTATACATGTGcttatgtttatatataatagaaaaaaacaatgtTGTTATTACCTAATAGAAGATCaatcatttaaaataaaaatatatatttattttaatataattatatatattttttatttgttttctaaattttttttgataatgcatagtttttaatataaaatatgtattgtat includes:
- a CDS encoding fam-a protein, with product MNKFYIQFVLFLLTISLYVNNKTLASDPAPGTSTTPESTHHYPTSEVYEKNKHLLSTDPEETINAEKHMEEIVEYFYRHVIGAYGLKDSREKKNKLGWMYGFKKNYQDNRYIERIHYRPYYDSNHRPKYIPNMHDQITSMLWDPDCKKPFNDGSFKIARVYNPNLVMIQQRYGGSSMNSQKYFYALAAYVEKSKRKSMIVMAIVDINDPNPSNKEYKDAIIKNANLLKTTIDSEDHIRQGKLEKPFVNIAGYFIDEFSSTDFNIVYAKSFDKNAPDVLDNPDVLGALNCSKASYSLDVSGITDALDGSKAPAPKKKSCFLCC